The Halarchaeum grantii genome includes a window with the following:
- a CDS encoding replication factor C small subunit — translation MGRGRLSPTMADAGRQEIWVEKYRPDSLDDIVGHENVVSRLESYVAEDDLPNLLFAGPAGTGKTTAATAIAKELYGDDWEENFLELNASDERGIDVVRDRIKNFARTSFGGYDYRVIFLDEADALTSDAQSALRRTMEQFSNNVRFILSCNYSSQIIDPIQSRCAVFRFAGIGDDAVAGRVREVAEAEGVDYTEAGVDALVYAADGDMRRAINALQAAAATGEAVTEETVYAITSTARPEEIETMVTEAIDGEFVAARATLDDLLTERGLAGGDIIDQLHRSVWEFDLAEQQAVRLMDRIGEADYRIAEGANEQVQLEALLASVALEAE, via the coding sequence ATGGGCCGCGGCCGTCTGTCCCCCACTATGGCAGACGCGGGGCGACAGGAGATCTGGGTTGAGAAGTACCGGCCGGACTCGCTCGACGACATCGTCGGCCACGAGAACGTCGTCTCGCGCCTCGAGAGCTACGTCGCCGAGGACGACCTCCCGAACCTCCTCTTCGCCGGCCCGGCAGGGACGGGGAAGACGACGGCGGCGACCGCGATCGCGAAGGAGCTCTACGGCGACGACTGGGAGGAGAACTTCCTCGAGCTGAACGCCTCCGACGAGCGCGGGATCGACGTCGTGCGCGACCGAATCAAGAACTTCGCGCGGACGTCCTTCGGCGGCTACGACTACCGCGTCATCTTCCTCGACGAGGCGGACGCGCTCACGAGCGACGCCCAGTCCGCACTCCGCCGGACGATGGAGCAGTTCTCGAACAACGTCCGCTTCATCCTCTCCTGTAACTACTCCTCGCAGATCATCGACCCCATCCAGTCGCGGTGTGCGGTCTTCCGCTTCGCCGGCATCGGTGACGACGCCGTCGCGGGGCGCGTGCGCGAGGTCGCCGAGGCCGAGGGCGTCGACTACACCGAGGCCGGCGTCGACGCGCTCGTCTACGCGGCTGACGGCGACATGCGCCGCGCCATCAACGCTCTGCAGGCCGCCGCCGCGACCGGCGAGGCGGTGACCGAGGAGACGGTGTACGCGATCACGAGCACCGCGCGGCCGGAGGAGATCGAGACGATGGTGACGGAGGCCATCGACGGTGAGTTCGTCGCGGCGCGCGCGACGCTCGACGACCTCCTCACGGAGCGCGGCCTCGCGGGCGGCGACATAATCGACCAACTCCACCGCTCGGTCTGGGAGTTCGACCTCGCGGAACAGCAGGCGGTTCGGCTCATGGACCGCATCGGCGAGGCCGACTACCGGATCGCCGAGGGGGCGAACGAGCAGGTGCAACTCGAAGCGCTCCTCGCGTCGGTGGCGCTCGAAGCCGAATAA
- the samp2 gene encoding ubiquitin-like small modifier protein SAMP2, translated as MRVTVEVVGEGVHEFDVESASYADLLERVDLSPHEVSVMVDGRPVPEDQPVETDHVTVLRLVQGG; from the coding sequence ATGCGCGTCACCGTCGAAGTCGTCGGCGAGGGCGTCCACGAGTTCGACGTCGAATCGGCGTCCTACGCCGACCTGCTCGAGCGCGTGGACCTGAGCCCGCACGAGGTGTCCGTGATGGTCGACGGCCGGCCCGTCCCGGAGGACCAGCCGGTCGAGACCGACCACGTGACCGTCCTCCGACTCGTGCAGGGCGGGTAG
- a CDS encoding GNAT family N-acetyltransferase gives MSSTTVAVRPARASERVDVLSVLDAAMLETDAEALADHIDAGSVLVAVTGERSTRVLGVMEARETESGAHIEGVAVRRKRRNQGIGTALVEAAAERWRPLTADFDAAVRPFYEALGFDVVEADDGRYRGCLH, from the coding sequence GTGTCGAGTACCACCGTCGCCGTCCGGCCGGCGAGAGCGAGCGAGCGCGTCGACGTCCTCTCGGTGCTCGACGCGGCGATGCTGGAAACGGACGCCGAGGCGCTCGCGGACCACATCGACGCCGGGAGCGTGCTGGTCGCCGTCACCGGCGAGCGCAGTACGCGCGTCCTCGGCGTCATGGAGGCGCGCGAAACCGAGTCCGGCGCACACATCGAGGGCGTCGCAGTCCGGCGGAAGAGGCGAAATCAGGGCATCGGCACGGCGCTCGTGGAGGCCGCCGCCGAGCGGTGGCGCCCGCTCACGGCCGACTTCGACGCGGCCGTGCGCCCGTTCTACGAGGCGCTGGGGTTCGACGTCGTTGAGGCGGACGACGGCCGCTATCGCGGCTGCCTACACTAG
- a CDS encoding phosphoglucomutase/phosphomannomutase family protein, whose amino-acid sequence MDDVIAFGTDGWRATLDVFTTPRVRAVAQATADYLATVDHGGDPVAVGYDARATSREFAEEIADVLAANGHDVLLPERDLPTPLVAYGIVERDLAGALVVTASHNPPEYNGVKFIPDDGAPALPHVTEAIEANLRPPEADPDVERGEIREVDFRTPHAEHAMDLVGADLDGLDVVYDAMHGSGRDVTDRLLEAAGASVERHRCERDPDFGGTPPEPDRANLQALALAVQEHDADLGIANDGDSDRIAVVTPERGFLDENLFFAATYDYLLEDDSGPAVRTVSTSFLVDRVAAAHGEEAYETAVGFKWVAEEMGKRDALMAGEESGGFSVRGHIREKDGVLMALLAAAAAAEESYDHRVDRLLEEHGDVRQSKISVDCPDDRKAAVVAELADSLPEEVAGVDVERVNDADGFKVLLADGSWLLVRPSGTEPKMRVYAEASSEARVEALLDAGRDLVEPLV is encoded by the coding sequence ATGGACGACGTAATCGCGTTCGGCACCGACGGCTGGCGCGCGACGCTCGACGTGTTCACGACGCCGCGAGTGCGTGCGGTGGCGCAAGCGACGGCCGACTACCTCGCGACGGTCGACCACGGGGGCGACCCGGTCGCGGTCGGCTACGACGCCCGCGCGACCTCGCGGGAGTTCGCGGAGGAGATCGCGGACGTCCTCGCGGCGAACGGCCACGACGTCCTCCTGCCCGAGCGCGACCTCCCGACGCCGCTCGTCGCCTACGGCATCGTCGAGCGCGACCTCGCCGGCGCGCTCGTCGTCACGGCGTCGCACAACCCCCCGGAGTACAACGGCGTGAAGTTCATCCCCGACGACGGCGCGCCCGCCCTCCCGCACGTCACCGAAGCCATCGAGGCGAACCTCCGGCCGCCCGAGGCCGACCCCGACGTCGAGCGCGGCGAGATACGCGAGGTCGACTTCCGGACGCCCCACGCCGAGCACGCGATGGACCTCGTGGGCGCCGACCTCGACGGTCTCGACGTCGTCTACGACGCGATGCACGGGAGCGGGCGCGACGTCACCGACCGCCTCCTCGAAGCCGCGGGCGCGAGCGTCGAGCGCCACCGCTGCGAGCGCGACCCCGACTTCGGCGGCACCCCGCCCGAGCCCGACCGGGCGAACCTGCAGGCGCTCGCGCTCGCCGTCCAAGAGCACGACGCCGACCTCGGTATCGCGAACGACGGTGACTCCGACCGGATCGCCGTCGTCACGCCCGAGCGCGGCTTCCTCGACGAGAACCTCTTCTTCGCCGCGACCTACGACTACCTCCTCGAAGATGACTCCGGGCCGGCGGTCCGCACGGTCTCCACGAGCTTCCTCGTCGACCGCGTCGCCGCCGCGCACGGCGAGGAGGCCTACGAGACTGCGGTCGGCTTCAAGTGGGTCGCCGAGGAGATGGGGAAGCGCGACGCCCTGATGGCGGGCGAGGAGTCCGGGGGCTTCAGCGTTCGCGGGCACATCCGCGAGAAGGACGGCGTCCTGATGGCGCTCCTCGCCGCCGCCGCGGCCGCCGAGGAGTCCTACGACCACCGCGTCGACCGCCTCCTCGAGGAGCACGGCGACGTCCGCCAGTCGAAGATCTCGGTGGACTGCCCGGACGACCGGAAAGCCGCCGTCGTCGCCGAACTCGCCGACTCGCTGCCCGAGGAAGTCGCCGGCGTCGACGTCGAGCGCGTGAACGACGCGGACGGCTTCAAGGTCCTCCTCGCGGACGGCTCGTGGCTCCTCGTCCGCCCGAGCGGGACGGAGCCGAAGATGCGTGTCTACGCGGAAGCGTCGAGCGAGGCGCGCGTCGAGGCCCTCCTCGATGCGGGTCGCGACCTCGTCGAACCCCTAGTGTAG
- a CDS encoding iron-sulfur cluster assembly scaffold protein has protein sequence MSMGSDMYRQQILDHYRNPRNHGELEDPTFSHEGFNPSCGDEIEFDVELADDGETVERVAFHGDGCAISQASASLLSQELPGMTLDEIDDLDRQDVLDLLGVDVTPMRVKCAVLAEKVVQDGADIYRGERAQESTSTEDDE, from the coding sequence ATGAGCATGGGTTCGGACATGTACCGACAGCAGATCCTCGACCACTACCGCAACCCCCGAAACCACGGGGAACTCGAGGACCCGACGTTCAGCCACGAGGGGTTCAACCCCTCCTGCGGGGACGAAATCGAGTTCGACGTCGAACTCGCCGATGACGGCGAGACGGTCGAGCGCGTGGCGTTCCACGGTGACGGCTGCGCGATCAGTCAGGCGTCCGCGAGCCTCCTCTCGCAGGAGCTGCCGGGGATGACGCTCGACGAGATCGACGACCTCGACCGCCAGGACGTCCTCGACCTCCTCGGCGTCGACGTGACGCCGATGCGCGTCAAGTGCGCGGTGCTCGCGGAGAAGGTCGTTCAGGACGGCGCGGACATCTATCGGGGCGAGCGGGCCCAAGAGTCGACCTCGACCGAGGACGACGAGTAA
- a CDS encoding aminotransferase class V-fold PLP-dependent enzyme translates to MGTQEQSPLDVEALRADFPILEREVAEGTPLVYFDNAATTQTPKRVVDSITEYYYEYNSNVHRGIHQLSQEASIAYEEAHDRIAAFVGASGGREELVFTKNTTESFNLVAYAWGLNELGEGDTVVLTQMEHHASLVTWQQIAKKTGATVEYIPITEDGTLDMDAAGDLIDEDTAMVSVVHASNVLGTVNPVSELADMAHEQDALIFVDGAQAVPNRPVDVEAIDADFYAFSGHKMAGPTGIGALYGKNHLLESMDPYLYGGEMIKKVTYDDATWNDLPWKFEAGTPSISEGIAFAEAADYVEEVGLENIRAHEEYVTEYAYEELSALDGVEIYGPPADRRGGLVAFNVEGIHAHDLSSILNDYGVAVRAGDHCTQPLHDTLGVPASIRASFYLYNTRAEVDTLIEGVEGAIDIFD, encoded by the coding sequence ATGGGGACGCAGGAACAGAGCCCGCTCGACGTCGAGGCGCTCCGAGCGGACTTCCCGATTCTGGAGCGCGAGGTCGCGGAGGGGACGCCGCTCGTCTACTTCGACAACGCCGCGACGACGCAGACGCCCAAACGCGTCGTCGACTCGATCACGGAGTACTACTACGAGTACAACTCGAACGTCCACCGGGGCATCCACCAGCTGAGTCAGGAGGCCTCTATCGCCTACGAGGAGGCCCACGACCGCATCGCGGCGTTCGTCGGCGCCTCCGGCGGGCGCGAGGAACTCGTCTTCACGAAGAACACGACGGAGTCGTTCAACCTCGTGGCGTACGCGTGGGGGCTGAACGAGCTCGGCGAGGGCGACACGGTCGTCCTCACGCAGATGGAGCACCACGCCTCGCTCGTCACGTGGCAGCAGATCGCGAAGAAGACGGGCGCGACCGTCGAGTACATCCCCATCACCGAGGACGGGACGCTCGACATGGACGCGGCGGGCGACCTCATCGACGAGGACACGGCGATGGTCTCCGTCGTGCACGCCTCGAACGTCCTCGGCACCGTCAACCCCGTCTCCGAACTCGCCGACATGGCCCACGAGCAGGACGCGCTGATCTTCGTCGACGGCGCGCAGGCCGTCCCGAACCGCCCGGTCGACGTCGAGGCCATCGACGCGGACTTCTACGCCTTCAGCGGGCACAAGATGGCGGGCCCGACGGGCATCGGCGCGCTCTACGGGAAGAACCACCTCCTCGAGTCGATGGATCCCTACCTCTACGGCGGGGAGATGATCAAGAAGGTCACCTACGACGACGCGACGTGGAACGACCTCCCGTGGAAGTTCGAGGCGGGCACGCCCAGCATCTCGGAGGGCATCGCGTTCGCGGAGGCCGCCGACTACGTTGAGGAGGTCGGCCTCGAGAACATCCGCGCCCACGAGGAGTACGTCACCGAGTACGCCTACGAGGAGCTCTCGGCGCTCGACGGCGTCGAAATCTACGGCCCGCCGGCTGATCGGCGCGGCGGCCTCGTCGCGTTCAACGTCGAGGGCATCCACGCGCACGACCTCTCCAGCATCCTGAACGACTACGGCGTCGCGGTTCGGGCCGGTGACCACTGTACCCAACCCCTCCACGACACGCTGGGCGTCCCCGCGAGCATCCGCGCGTCCTTCTACCTCTACAACACCCGCGCGGAGGTCGACACCCTCATCGAGGGCGTCGAGGGCGCCATCGACATCTTCGACTGA
- a CDS encoding DUF424 domain-containing protein produces MSVRLTERRTDRGVLVAAADSDIVGDTYDNGTVSITVEADFYGDAEAETDPDALVESLGRATVANLVGDTAVAAAIEAGYVEEANVLDLGGVPHAQYMRL; encoded by the coding sequence ATGAGCGTCCGCCTCACCGAGCGCCGCACCGACCGTGGCGTGCTCGTCGCCGCCGCGGACTCGGACATCGTCGGCGACACCTACGACAACGGCACGGTCTCGATCACCGTCGAAGCCGACTTCTACGGCGACGCCGAGGCGGAGACGGACCCCGACGCCCTCGTCGAGAGCCTCGGTCGGGCGACGGTCGCGAACCTCGTCGGCGACACGGCGGTCGCGGCGGCAATTGAGGCGGGCTACGTCGAGGAGGCGAACGTCCTCGACCTTGGGGGCGTCCCGCACGCCCAGTACATGCGTCTCTGA